The Arvicanthis niloticus isolate mArvNil1 chromosome 2, mArvNil1.pat.X, whole genome shotgun sequence genome includes a window with the following:
- the Scrt2 gene encoding transcriptional repressor scratch 2: MPRSFLVKKIKADGFQCSGVPAPTYHPLETAYVLPGTRGPPGDNGYVAHCLPPSGYDGEQKPGLELAPAEPAYPAAASEEYSDPESPQSSLSARYFRGEAAVTDSYSMDAFFISDGRSRRRRAGAGGDAAGAGDAGGGGERAGRSGATAGGGHRHACAECGKTYATSSNLSRHKQTHRSLDSQLARKCPTCGKAYVSMPALAMHVLTHNLRHKCGVCGKAFSRPWLLQGHMRSHTGEKPFGCAHCGKAFADRSNLRAHMQTHSAFKHYRCRQCDKSFALKSYLHKHCEAACVKAAEPPPPAGPAS; encoded by the exons ATGCCGCGTTCCTTCCTGGTGAAGAAGATCAAAGCGGATGGCTTCCAGTGCAGCGGGGTGCCAGCCCCCACCTACCACCCCCTGGAGACTGCCTACGTGCTGCCCGGCACCCGCGGGCCTCCGGGGGACAACG GTTATGTGGCGCACTGCCTGCCCCCCAGCGGTTACGATGGCGAGCAGAAGCCAGGGCTGGAGCTGGCGCCCGCCGAGCCCGCCTACCCGGCCGCGGCGTCCGAAGAGTACAGCGACCCCGAGAGCCCACAGTCCAGCCTGTCGGCGCGCTACTTCCGCGGGGAGGCGGCCGTGACCGACAGCTACTCCATGGACGCCTTCTTCATCTCTGACGGGCGTTCGCGGCGGCGCCGGGCCGGGGCTGGCGGGGACGCGGCGGGCGCCGGGGACGCGGGCGGCGGCGGGGAGCGCGCGGGGCGCTCGGGGGCGACGGCGGGAGGCGGGCACCGGCACGCATGCGCAGAGTGCGGCAAGACGTACGCCACGTCGTCGAACCTGAGCCGCCACAAGCAGACGCACCGCAGCCTGGACAGCCAGCTGGCGCGCAAGTGCCCGACGTGCGGCAAGGCCTACGTGTCCATGCCCGCGCTCGCCATGCACGTGCTCACACACAACCTGCGCCACAAGTGCGGCGTGTGCGGCAAGGCCTTCTCCCGGCCCTGGCTGCTCCAGGGCCACATGCGCTCGCACACCGGCGAGAAGCCCTTCGGTTGCGCGCACTGCGGCAAGGCCTTCGCCGACCGCTCCAACCTGCGCGCGCACATGCAGACGCACTCGGCCTTCAAGCACTACCGCTGCCGCCAGTGCGACAAGAGCTTCGCGCTCAAGTCCTACCTCCACAAGCACTGCGAGGCCGCTTGCGTGAAGGCCGCCGAGCCGCCGCCTCCCGCCGGCCCGGCCAGCTGA